Genomic window ([Empedobacter] haloabium):
GCACAACCTGCTGGGCATCGTCACCTTGACCTGGGCGTTCGTCGTCGGCGCCACCGGCATGATCAACACGTGGGCCGACCTGATGCTGAAGTACTGGCAGGCCACGGAAATGGCCGACATGGTGGCGCCGTACAAGAACGCGCCGCCGTTGAGCTCGTTCGGTTCGATGCAGCAGGCCGTGGCCGCGGCCAAGGCGCTGGAGCCGGACATGAAGATCGGCTTCATCGCCTTCCCCGGCACCCCGTACACCAGCGAGCACCACTATGGCGTGTTCATGAACGGCACCACGCCGCTGACCTCGCGCCTGTACAAGCCCGTGCTGATCGACGCCCAGACGGCCCAGGTGACGGACAGCCGGGAGCTGCCATGGTACCTGACGGCACTGCTGGTGTCGCAGCCGCTGCACTTCGGCGACTACGGCGGGCAGCTGATGAAATTCCTGTGGGCCGCCCTGGACGTGGCGACGATCGTCGTGCTGGGCAGCGGCCTGTACCTGTGGCTCAAGCGCGGCGTGACCGTGCCGGCGCGCCGGGAAGACACACCCGCCGACGCCGGTCTGGTGCCGGCGCTGGCGCGCCAGGGAGAAGCGCGATGAGCGACGAGTTCCTGCGCCTGTGGGGCATGCCGATCGTGCTGGCGATCCTGACGACGATCGGCCTGGTGGCCGCGCTGCTGGGCGACGGCCTGCTGGATTACGTGTCCGCCGTCGCCCTGGGTATTCCGGTCGGGCTGGGCACCTGGCACAGCCTGCGCCGCCAGGGCCGCTGACAGCCTGTCGCACGTGATATGGCCGAGGCCGTGTCCTATTCCGGGGTCTGAGGTGTACCGGAAATTGTAGCCAGGTCGAAATGGGGGACAATCCGTATCCTAGAGGACCCTATGACCGCGAAATCACCAAATACCCCACCGGAGGATGCTGGAGCGCAGCGCCAGCATCCTGTTGTCTACACCAAAGAATTTAAGCTTGCTGCCGTTGCACGCCTCAAAGATGGCAAGCAGACTGCGCAGGCCCTTGCTAACGAGCTGGGCGTACGGCGCAATCAGCTCTACAAATGGGCGAAGGTGCTCGAGCAAAACGGCCCAGAGGCAAGTTTCACCAGTCGTGGCCGCAAGCCCGAAAGCGAAGAAAGTGAGCTAGCACGGGTCAAACGCGAGCTAAGCAGAGTGAAGGAGGACTTCGAACTATTAAAAAAGTTGGAGGCGTCCTTCGCGCGGATGAAGCGATGAAGTACGCCGTGATCGAGGAACATTCAAAGCGCCATTCTGTGCGTTCACTGTGCCGTGTGCTGGATGTGAAGTACAGTACCTATTACGCTTTCCGCCGTCGACCATCGAGTATGCGCAGCCGAGAAGATCTGGCACTGCGTCAGCACATTCGTAGCCTGCACGACTCACATCGTCATGCGCTAGGTGCAGTGAAGACGTGGCGCCTACTCAACGCTAGCGGCGTCGTATGCGGCAAGCATCGTGTGGCACGGCTGCGCAAGATCGAGGCCATTGAGGCTAAGCGTAAGACCAAGTTCCGCGTGATGAAGGCCCATCAGCACACCGAGCCGCCTGCGCCCGACCTGCTCAAGCGAGCTTTCACCGTAACAGCACCGAACAAGGTCTGGGTTAGCGACATCACAACAATCCATACCA
Coding sequences:
- a CDS encoding PepSY domain-containing protein codes for the protein MTPVTIRRWAWVHKWSSLVCTVFMLLLCITGLPLIYHHEIGHLLGTEVESPPMPADTPKADLDKVIAAAKALYPGKQMMYMSQEADDDTIWNLTLGDSGTDTNFKFTAVDARTAQALPTPQFEGSFMSVMFHLHVDLYAGLWGKLFLGLMGFLLLVAIVSGVVLYAPFMRKLDFGTVRRERTNRTKWLDLHNLLGIVTLTWAFVVGATGMINTWADLMLKYWQATEMADMVAPYKNAPPLSSFGSMQQAVAAAKALEPDMKIGFIAFPGTPYTSEHHYGVFMNGTTPLTSRLYKPVLIDAQTAQVTDSRELPWYLTALLVSQPLHFGDYGGQLMKFLWAALDVATIVVLGSGLYLWLKRGVTVPARREDTPADAGLVPALARQGEAR
- a CDS encoding transposase — its product is MTAKSPNTPPEDAGAQRQHPVVYTKEFKLAAVARLKDGKQTAQALANELGVRRNQLYKWAKVLEQNGPEASFTSRGRKPESEESELARVKRELSRVKEDFELLKKLEASFARMKR